gagtgatttcaaaaataataataagaacatttgaaagaattataaaaaagtgtcaaataagaaaaaagattgttgaaaatgaggaaaaagaagaaaatgctgatgaaataattaaaaaagaagaaaaaccataaaaaaaaaagaaaagtaataagataaaatgaatttactgaaaatttttcaataatttattagttCTAGCTAACtcaactgaaatttgaattaggGTTAGGGTCAACCTAACCTCGAGTTTGGCTTATTCAAGTTTAACACTAAGCCAAGAACAGACAAACCCTAATAAAGCAACGAGCCACTTGTATGTTGTTcaatttaagtataaataactAAATGCATCATGATCTACACTACAATGACATATTATATCTTAAagtattaaaaagttaattaacaATTTCCAAATTACATGAAAATCCTTGTAAAGTGAAAACAAATCCATTGCTGTGATTGAACCAAGTATGATCAACAGCACAGTGGGGCAATTAACACAATTATGAAACATTGCTTGCATATATACTTTATGTCAAATTTCCTTACATTCACAATCTCACCAATGAAAGTCAAAAAAAGcagaaaggaaagaagaagaaacaaactcTCTTTTCAAAAGTAGGAAGGAGATGAGGAGTCAAGGATAATATTTTACCATGATTGATAATTTAAAGACCTCAAGGAAAAGAAGACAGTGTGGTTCCTGTATTTGATGAAGCTGGTGCAATGTTCTTCCCACTAAATGGCCCCTCAACATTGTCCCAAAATAGAAAGCTTGAGTGCTGAGATTACCCCAGTCATTCAACTCTTGCCTCTGTAAGCAGTCAAGTGATATTTCTCCTTCATCATCCATGCTACAAGATTGtacttgatgatgatgatgctgaTCAATGGGCACCATGCTTTCCATGTTCTCTGTCAATGGAGGCAAGTAATGAGCATTCATACCAGTTGTAAAAGAAGCTGAAGGAGGAAGTGCTTGAACTTGATGCTGGTTTGAATTCCACGTTTCGTTATTCAAGCTGCTATCACAAACCCATCAAGTGGAGTTggttcaaagataaaaaaaagggcatgaagaagaaaatagggTTTCATGAGCAGGCGGTCTTGTTATTAATTCTTGATTCACTAAATCTAGTTGATTTGAAGCATAAGTTTATATGGGAAAGCTCAGTAGAAGTAGTAGTAGTGCTAGGTGTCGACATGGTGGCCTGAGGTGCTGAGggttttcttatttcttcttgATCCATGAATTCCAGTAGTTCTTTATCTCATTATCTGTTCTTCCAGGCAAATGACTTGCTATATGAGCCATCTACAATTATCATAAGAAGAGACAAAGTGAAAGAATGAGTAGAATGTTTGCAACTTAGAATGTGAAAAGATAGTAATCTGGTTTCAACTTGTTAACAAAACTCCGATAGCTGCTTGAGCAACTACTATAACAGTGAGAGATTTCCTGCCGTCACTACAAAAAAGACTGGTattagtgaaagaaaaataacaactaaataaatattttatcgttataaatattatttttataattttaataata
This sequence is a window from Mangifera indica cultivar Alphonso chromosome 20, CATAS_Mindica_2.1, whole genome shotgun sequence. Protein-coding genes within it:
- the LOC123204745 gene encoding transcription factor MYB83-like, with the translated sequence MGHHSCCNQQKVKRGLWSPEEDEKLIRYITTHGYGCWSEVPEKAVSSKMWQELSLKMDKLFEAEIRRGRFTPEEERLIISLHSVVGNSLNNETWNSNQHQVQALPPSASFTTGMNAHYLPPLTENMESMVPIDQHHHHQVQSCSMDDEGEISLDCLQRQELNDWGNLSTQAFYFGTMLRGHLVGRTLHQLHQIQEPHCLLFLEVFKLSIMVKYYP